In Cherax quadricarinatus isolate ZL_2023a chromosome 28, ASM3850222v1, whole genome shotgun sequence, a single window of DNA contains:
- the LOC128693333 gene encoding fibrous sheath CABYR-binding protein, protein MKVFRVIWLLAFAVSSRWAAKLPFPSLSTGKPLKFPQPGQLSGLYETPAESYKNTGEAGSIGGIAPVPVEPSGLGEPPAEFATGPDTPHESETFDIVQGSVETPKQADSVLSKPESEIKIPSEIVPIPSAEFGPSDGAVSGPVEPSVLSETSSELVQPSIENQSQAAKQPLVPSTLYETPSEQAEPSPQQEIPVKVIPSSILPTGNLETPLHPSVENGKPVVVDSGSDQPLSPHENLDDLVPSPDQLSTAHETLSGVISGAADDQLFTAHETPSGVVSGAAGDQISTAYETPSDVVAGVAGDQLSIAHEIPSGVVSGAAGDQLSTVHETPSSVVSGAVGDQLSIEHETHSDVVSGAAGDQFSTAHEAPSGVVSGASGDQLSTAHETHSDVASGTDGDQLSTAHEIHSDVVSGAEGDQLSTAHEAHSAVSGADGDQLSTAHETHSDVVSGADGDQLSTAHETQSGLVSGASGEEISTAHETPLDVVSGAAGEQISSGHVSPVDVVSGVVDSSGGLETPIEQSPDIVQSPARGSPDTIISGSDLSTLHETSAAGAAASDVHSGLYETPSPPPQPSPSQEKSSHPIIFPETPLQPIPAPAEPSALYEEPKPSASAPSGLYEAPRKKGKALFLSSETRSGLFS, encoded by the exons ATGAag GTGTTCCGGGTCATTTGGCTGTTAGCTTTCGCAGTTTCCTCTAGGTGGGCTGCCAAGTTGCCCTTTCCTAGCCTCAGTACTGGAAAGCCTCTGAAATTTCCTCAGCCCGGACAACTGTCAGGGCTCTATGAAACACCAGCTGAATCATACAAAAATACAGGCGAGGCCGGGAGTATCGGTGGAATAGCTCCAGTGCCTGTCGAGCCTTCAGGCCTGGGTGAGCCTCCAGCCGAATTTGCTACAGGTCCTGATACTCCTCATGAATCTGAAACGTTTGACATAGTTCAAGGTTCTGTTGAAACTCCGAAGCAGGCAGATTCAGTACTTTCTAAACCAGAGAGCGAGATTAAAATTCCAAGTGAAATCGTACCAATCCCATCTGCAGAATTCGGCCCTTCAGATGGTGCAGTTTCAGGTCCAGTTGAACCCTCAGTTCTGAGTGAAACTTCCAGTGAGTTAGTTCAGCCTTCTATAGAAAATCAAAGTCAGGCAGCTAAACAGCCTCTTGTACCCTCAACTCTATATGAAACCCCCAGTGAACAAGCTGAACCTTCTCCGCAGCAAGAGATTCCAGTTAAAGTAATTCCCAGCTCTATTTTGCCCACAGGTAATCTTGAGACACCACTTCACCCTTCTGTAGAAAATGGAAAACCAGTTGTGGTAGACTCGGGCTCTGACCAACCCTTAAGTCCACACGAAAATTTAGATGATCTTGTGCCATCTCCTGATCAACTTTCTACAGCACATGAGACCCTTTCAGGTGTGATATCAGGCGCCGCCGATGATCAACTTTTTACTGCACACGAGACACCTTCAGGTGTGGTATCAGGCGCTGCTGGTGATCAAATTTCTACAGCATATGAGACCCCATCAGATGTGGTAGCAGGCGTTGCTGGTGATCAACTTTCTATTGCACACGAGATTCCTTCAGGTGTGGTATCAGGCGCAGCTGGTGATCAACTTTCTACAGTACATGAGACCCCATCAAGTGTGGTATCAGGCGCTGTTGGTGATCAGCTTTCTATAGAACATGAGACTCACTCAGATGTGGTATCAGGTGCTGCTGGTGATCAATTTTCTACAGCACATGAGGCCCCGTCAGGTGTGGTATCAGGCGCTTCTGGTGATCAACTTTCTACAGCACATGAGACCCATTCAGATGTGGCATCAGGCACTGATGGTGATCAACTTTCTACAGCACATGAGATCCATTCAGATGTGGTATCAGGCGCTGAGGGTGATCAACTTTCTACAGCACATGAAGCCCATTCAGCTGTATCAGGTGCTGATGGTGATCAACTTTCTACAGCACATGAGACCCATTCAGATGTGGTTTCAGGTGCTGATGGTGATCAACTTTCTACAGCACATGAGACCCAATCAGGTTTGGTATCAGGCGCATCTGGTGAAGAAATTTCTACGGCACATGAGACCCCTTTAGATGTAGTATCAGGTGCAGCTGGTGAACAAATTTCTTCAGGACATGTGAGCCCCGTAGATGTGGTATCAGGCGTTGTTGACTCTTCTGGTGGTCTTGAGACACCAATTGAACAATCTCCAGACATTGTACAGTCTCCTGCAAGAGGCTCTCCAGACACCATAATTTCTGGATCTGATCTATCAACGCTGCACGAGACTTCAGCAGCTGGAGCTGCAGCCTCAGACGTGCATTCAGGTCTATATGAAactccatctccacctcctcaGCCGTCTCCCTCACAAGAGAAATCTAGTCATCCGATTATCTTTCCAGAGACTCCACTTCAGCCAATTCCAGCTCCCGCTGAGCCTTCCGCTTTATATGAAGAACCTAAACCAtctgcttcagctccttcaggtCTTTACGAAGCGCCCAGGAAAAAAGGAAAAGCTTTGTTTTTATCTAGTGAAACTCGATCGGGGCTCTTTTCCTAA